The Candoia aspera isolate rCanAsp1 chromosome 6, rCanAsp1.hap2, whole genome shotgun sequence genome has a segment encoding these proteins:
- the PANK1 gene encoding pantothenate kinase 1 isoform X2: protein MRLIIDKKHSFPWFGMDIGGTLVKLVYFEPKDITAEEEQEEVENLKSIRKYLTSNTAYGKTGIRDVHLELKNLTMCGRKGNLHFIRFPSCAMHRFIQMGSEKNFSSLHTTLCATGGGAYKFEEDFRMIADLQLHKLDELDCLIQGLLYVDSVGFNGQPECYYFENPSAPERCQKKPYCLDNPFPMLLVNIGSGVSILAVYSKDNYKRVTGTSLGGGTFLGLCCLLTGCETFEEALEMAAKGDSTNVDKLVKDIYGGDYERFGLQGSAVASSFGNMMSKEKRETISKEDLARATLVTITNNIGSIARMCALNENIDRVVFVGNFLRINMVAMKVLAYAMDYWSKGQLKALFLEHEGYFGAVGALLELLKMTDDK, encoded by the exons CATTCCCATGGTTTGGCATGGATATTGGTGGGACCCTTGTTAAACTGGTCTACTTTGAACCAAAAGACATCACAGCTGAAGAAGAGCAGGAAGAAGTGGAAAACCTGAAAAGCATTAGGAAGTATCTGACTTCCAACACAGCCTATGGTAAAACAGGGATCCGAGATGTCCACCTTGAGCTGAAAAACTTGACTATGTGTGGACGTAAAGGGAATCTCCATTTCATCCGTTTCCCAAGCTGTGCTATGCACAGGTTCATACAGATGGGGAGTGAAAAAAACTTTTCCAGCTTGCATACCACACTTTGTGCCACTGGAGGTGGAGCTTACAAGTTCGAGGAAGATTTCCGAATG ATTGCTGACCTCCAGCTTCATAAGCTTGACGAGTTGGACTGCCTGATCCAAGGTCTTCTGTATGTGGATTCTGTTGGCTTCAATGGCCAGCCAGAATGCTATTATTTTGAAAATCCCTCAGCACCTGAGCGGTGTCAGAAAAAGCCTTACTGCCTTGATAACCCCTTTCCTATGTTGCTAGTTAACATAGGCTCTGGAGTCAGCATCTTAGCAGTGTATTCCAAAGACAACTATAAGAGAGTTACAGGGACCAG TCTTGGTGGCGGTACATTCCTGGGTCTGTGTTGTTTGCTGACTGGCTGTGAGACCTTTGAGGAAGCTCTAGAAATGGCAGCTAAAGGAGACAGCACCAATGTTGATAAGCTGGTGAAGGATATTTATGGAGGAGATTATGAACGGTTTGGTCTTCAAGGATCTGCTGTTGCATCAAG TTTCGGCAACATGATGagcaaagaaaagagagagactaTCAGTAAAGAGGACCTGGCAAGAGCAACTTTAGTCACCATCACCAACAACATTGGCTCCATTGCTCGGATGTGCGCCTTGAATGAG AATATTGATCGAGTGGTGTTTGTAGGAAACTTCTTGAGAATCAATATGGTTGCTATGAAGGTGCTAGCCTATGCCATGGACTATTGGTCAAAGGGACAACTCAAAGCTCTCTTTTTGGAACACGAG GGCTATTTTGGTGCTGTGGGGGCTCTTCTAGAACTACTCAAAATGACTGATGATAAATGA